A part of Planococcus sp. MB-3u-03 genomic DNA contains:
- a CDS encoding BCCT family transporter, with product MKNVTIVFWISIAICLAMVAWGFFVPENFQAQTGALTSWISSTFGWYYLASVFVILIFCLYLIFSRFSNIKLGKAGDEPEFSLISWFAMLFSAGMGMGLVFWTTAEPISHAFISAPRSDLGSDEAVKEAMQFSFFHWGIHAWAIYGLVALSLAYAKFHNGSPGLISATLIPLFGKKRMSGWLGKLIDTLAVFATVIGVASTLGFGSAQINEGLSFLFGTPNTFAFQLLILAVATILFIISAWSGIGRGIKYLSNINMVLAFILLGMLLIVGPTLYILNMFTDALGGYFANFLSMSFNLEPLNTDRRAWVDGWTVFYWAWWVSWAPFVGIFIARISRGRTVREFMLGVLVVPSLVCFIFFSVFGASALDLEQKGVDKISEYSLETATFGVLQHYPLGTVMSILTLFVVAIFFITSADSATFVLGMQTTGGLLNPPNLVKISWGLIQSAVAAIVVYSGGTQGLQNSLIIAALPFSVVVLLMGAAFLKAASQDPVAVKQKKHPL from the coding sequence TTGAAAAATGTCACGATCGTCTTTTGGATTTCGATCGCCATCTGCCTGGCCATGGTCGCCTGGGGATTTTTCGTGCCTGAAAACTTCCAAGCGCAGACAGGTGCGCTCACTTCCTGGATTTCATCCACTTTCGGCTGGTATTATCTAGCTTCCGTTTTTGTTATCCTCATCTTTTGTCTTTATTTGATTTTTTCGAGATTTTCCAATATCAAGCTCGGAAAAGCCGGCGACGAGCCGGAATTCAGCCTGATTTCCTGGTTCGCGATGTTGTTTTCTGCCGGAATGGGCATGGGGCTCGTTTTTTGGACGACTGCCGAGCCCATTTCACATGCCTTTATCAGCGCACCGCGTTCTGACCTGGGTTCTGATGAAGCCGTCAAGGAAGCGATGCAGTTTTCGTTTTTCCATTGGGGCATTCACGCTTGGGCAATTTATGGGCTTGTGGCTTTATCGCTCGCTTACGCCAAATTCCATAACGGTTCACCCGGCCTGATCAGCGCGACACTCATTCCGCTGTTCGGCAAAAAGCGCATGAGCGGCTGGTTAGGCAAACTGATCGATACGCTCGCCGTCTTCGCGACGGTCATCGGCGTCGCTTCTACGCTTGGCTTCGGCTCCGCGCAAATAAACGAAGGGTTGTCATTTTTGTTTGGCACACCGAATACCTTTGCCTTTCAATTATTGATCCTTGCCGTCGCCACCATATTGTTCATCATTTCCGCATGGTCCGGCATCGGGCGGGGTATCAAGTATTTGAGTAACATCAATATGGTGCTGGCATTCATCCTGCTCGGCATGCTGCTGATCGTCGGCCCGACGCTCTATATCTTGAACATGTTTACGGATGCACTCGGCGGCTATTTTGCCAATTTCCTGTCGATGAGCTTTAATTTGGAGCCGTTGAACACAGACCGCCGCGCCTGGGTGGATGGCTGGACAGTCTTTTACTGGGCATGGTGGGTGTCCTGGGCACCATTTGTCGGCATTTTCATCGCCCGTATCTCAAGAGGACGTACGGTCCGGGAATTCATGCTTGGCGTCCTTGTCGTTCCGTCACTCGTTTGCTTTATTTTCTTCTCAGTGTTCGGGGCTTCTGCTTTGGACTTGGAACAAAAAGGCGTTGACAAGATTTCCGAATACAGTTTGGAAACCGCCACATTCGGCGTCCTGCAACATTACCCGCTCGGTACTGTCATGTCGATTCTGACTTTGTTCGTGGTCGCTATCTTCTTCATCACTTCTGCCGACTCCGCGACATTCGTGCTCGGCATGCAGACAACCGGCGGCTTATTGAATCCGCCCAACTTGGTGAAAATCTCTTGGGGATTGATTCAGTCAGCTGTTGCTGCCATCGTCGTCTACAGCGGCGGAACACAAGGCTTACAGAATTCATTGATCATCGCTGCCTTGCCGTTCTCGGTCGTCGTCCTGCTGATGGGGGCCGCGTTCCTGAAAGCGGCCAGCCAAGACCCCGTAGCAGTGAAGCAGAAAAAACATCCCTTGTGA
- a CDS encoding LysM peptidoglycan-binding domain-containing protein yields MKKQIVTLTAIAALSVGAATTASANSSYTVQSGDTLWGISQEKNVSVQNLKNWNDLSSDLIFPNETLSVEGKEQASKKSSNSSSTYTVKSGDTLFKIASAHGISLDQLMSWNNISGHTIYPGQEFAVKGAAAKAAAPAPAAPAAKAPAKEAPKSTQAAPTPASAPAAAKPAAASTQSGKEMTVSATAYTAYCAGCSGVTRTGIDLRSNPNQKVIAVDPSVIPLGSKVWVEGYGTAIAGDTGGAIKGNKIDVFIPTQGEALNWGRKNVTIKILD; encoded by the coding sequence ATGAAAAAGCAAATCGTTACACTAACGGCCATCGCAGCATTAAGTGTAGGCGCAGCAACTACAGCAAGCGCTAATTCATCGTATACAGTCCAATCAGGTGACACTCTTTGGGGAATCTCACAAGAAAAGAACGTTTCAGTGCAAAACCTTAAAAACTGGAATGACTTGTCTTCTGACTTGATCTTCCCGAACGAAACGCTTTCGGTTGAAGGAAAAGAACAGGCATCTAAGAAATCATCGAACTCATCATCTACCTATACAGTTAAAAGCGGCGACACTTTGTTCAAGATCGCTTCCGCCCACGGAATCTCATTGGATCAATTGATGAGCTGGAACAACATCTCCGGCCACACGATCTACCCTGGACAAGAATTCGCAGTTAAAGGCGCCGCAGCAAAAGCGGCAGCACCTGCACCAGCAGCACCGGCAGCAAAAGCTCCGGCTAAAGAAGCACCAAAATCAACTCAAGCAGCACCAACACCTGCAAGTGCACCAGCAGCAGCTAAACCAGCAGCAGCTTCTACACAATCAGGTAAAGAAATGACAGTATCCGCAACAGCTTACACAGCTTATTGCGCGGGCTGCTCAGGAGTTACACGTACAGGAATCGACTTGCGTTCGAACCCGAACCAAAAAGTCATCGCAGTTGACCCATCCGTTATCCCACTCGGTTCAAAAGTATGGGTTGAAGGATACGGAACAGCAATCGCTGGCGACACTGGCGGAGCAATCAAAGGCAACAAGATCGACGTCTTCATCCCAACTCAAGGCGAAGCTTTGAACTGGGGACGTAAAAACGTAACAATTAAAATTCTAGACTAA
- a CDS encoding gluconate 2-dehydrogenase subunit 3 family protein, whose product MAEKKNVSRRDFLKTSGIAAGALVGGGIIGGVIGANTRQDTAAPSGGEAGHSGGAETTEAVRGLQFFKNQQEFAVLQQATERIFPEDDLGPGAIGLGVPFFIDHQLAGSYGENSREYMQPPFEEGETTQGYQSRLKRNELFRQGLQKMQQEAQSRFEANFVDLEGEQMDEILTAFQDDEVEMQGTSAQFFFRLLRQATLNGAYADPIYGGNQNMEAWRMKGFPGHRPSYINEIESEDFVEMDPHSVGDMLS is encoded by the coding sequence ATGGCAGAGAAGAAGAATGTTTCCAGACGCGATTTCCTGAAGACGTCAGGGATCGCGGCAGGCGCTCTCGTCGGTGGAGGAATCATAGGTGGAGTGATTGGGGCAAATACACGTCAGGATACAGCAGCTCCAAGCGGCGGTGAAGCTGGCCATAGCGGCGGGGCAGAAACGACCGAAGCGGTACGTGGTTTGCAATTTTTCAAGAACCAACAGGAGTTTGCGGTATTGCAGCAAGCGACCGAACGTATTTTCCCGGAAGATGATTTGGGGCCAGGCGCAATCGGTCTTGGTGTTCCATTTTTTATCGATCACCAGCTTGCAGGCAGCTACGGCGAGAATTCGAGGGAGTATATGCAGCCGCCATTTGAAGAAGGTGAAACGACTCAGGGCTATCAAAGCCGCCTGAAGCGCAATGAGTTGTTCAGACAAGGCTTGCAGAAAATGCAGCAGGAAGCGCAAAGCCGCTTCGAAGCGAATTTCGTCGATTTAGAAGGCGAGCAGATGGATGAAATTTTGACAGCTTTCCAGGATGACGAAGTGGAAATGCAGGGGACTAGCGCCCAATTCTTTTTCCGCCTTCTGCGGCAGGCGACATTGAACGGCGCATACGCCGATCCGATTTACGGAGGCAACCAAAACATGGAAGCGTGGCGCATGAAAGGGTTCCCTGGCCACCGTCCGTCTTATATCAATGAAATCGAAAGCGAAGACTTTGTGGAAATGGATCCGCATTCAGTAGGAGACATGCTGAGCTAA